Proteins encoded within one genomic window of uncultured Draconibacterium sp.:
- a CDS encoding S9 family peptidase, translating into MKKLLILLVTFLTVFTAQAQQSQKITLEDILQKGTFRAQSVYGLRSMNDGSHYTTMEQQIQIVKYSYQTGEEVEVLFDITKVKDAPISSFSAYEFSDDETKILLTTERKSIYRRSYTAEFYVWNSVTEELTQLSDKGAQQLATFSPDGNYVAYVRDNNIFIKNLRFGSTHQATTDGKFNEIINGAPDWVYEEEFGFNKAFWWSPDSKFLAYIRFDEREVREFSMPMYAGAAPTFSDNKLYPGEYTFKYPKAGEANSKIEVYSYEVKTKIAIKVDIGEKTDIYIPRLKWTPDDNELVVMRLNRHQNQIDILYANPFTGDTRNFLTEKNDRYIAENFLDAFTYLDDGSFVVQSERDGWSHLYLYDKQGFEIAKLTEGDFDVTDFYGYDADKKRYYYQAAAESPLRREVYYVSQDKKEKGKLSALKGTNSAVFSTNFKYYINYYSSAKVPNYITLHDNKKGEQIRFLQDNTVLKNTIKSMQIPQKEFFTFTTSEGIELNGWMLKPNSFDTSKKYPVFMTQYSGPNSQSVRDSWGDISWNEYLAQEGFLVVCVDPRGTGARGEEFRKVTYMQLGKYESDDQVEAAKYLTTLPYVDAENISIFGWSYGGFMTLLTLEKGGDLFKAGISVAPVTSWRFYDSVYTERYMRTPQENPEGYDENSPLSHAGDIKGHLLIVHGTADDNVHAQNTFEMTEKMVQAGVQFDMAIYTNRNHGIRGGNTSMHLYTKMTNFLKDVLMEK; encoded by the coding sequence ATGAAGAAACTGCTTATTTTATTGGTCACATTTTTGACTGTTTTTACGGCACAGGCACAACAGTCGCAAAAAATTACATTAGAAGACATTTTACAAAAAGGTACTTTCAGGGCACAGTCGGTTTATGGGCTGCGTTCGATGAACGACGGAAGCCATTATACTACGATGGAGCAACAGATCCAAATTGTAAAATACAGTTACCAAACGGGCGAAGAAGTTGAGGTACTTTTTGATATTACGAAGGTAAAAGATGCCCCTATTTCTTCTTTTTCGGCATACGAATTCAGTGATGACGAAACAAAAATATTGCTGACAACCGAACGTAAATCGATTTATCGTCGCTCGTATACGGCAGAGTTTTATGTATGGAACTCAGTTACCGAAGAGCTGACACAACTTTCGGACAAAGGAGCACAACAACTGGCAACTTTTTCACCCGACGGCAATTACGTGGCCTATGTGCGTGACAACAATATTTTCATCAAAAACTTACGATTTGGCAGCACACACCAGGCAACTACCGATGGTAAATTTAACGAGATCATCAACGGTGCTCCCGACTGGGTTTACGAAGAAGAATTTGGCTTTAACAAGGCTTTTTGGTGGTCGCCCGACAGTAAATTCCTGGCCTACATTCGTTTCGACGAAAGAGAAGTTCGTGAATTTTCAATGCCGATGTATGCAGGAGCAGCGCCAACATTTAGCGACAATAAATTATATCCGGGAGAATATACTTTTAAATACCCTAAAGCCGGTGAGGCCAACTCGAAGATAGAAGTTTATTCGTACGAAGTGAAAACTAAAATTGCCATTAAAGTTGATATTGGCGAAAAAACAGATATTTACATTCCGCGTTTAAAATGGACGCCCGACGACAACGAATTGGTTGTAATGCGTTTAAATCGTCATCAAAATCAGATTGACATTTTATATGCTAACCCATTTACCGGCGACACACGCAATTTCCTTACAGAGAAAAACGACCGTTACATTGCTGAAAATTTCCTTGATGCATTCACTTATCTTGATGATGGAAGTTTTGTTGTACAAAGCGAACGCGATGGCTGGTCTCATTTGTATTTATACGACAAACAAGGTTTTGAAATTGCAAAGCTTACCGAAGGCGATTTTGATGTAACCGACTTTTATGGCTACGATGCCGATAAAAAACGTTACTACTATCAGGCGGCGGCCGAATCGCCATTGCGCCGAGAGGTTTATTACGTTAGTCAGGATAAAAAAGAAAAAGGAAAACTATCGGCACTTAAAGGAACAAACAGCGCTGTTTTTAGTACAAATTTCAAGTACTATATCAATTACTACAGCAGTGCAAAAGTGCCGAATTACATCACTTTACACGACAATAAAAAAGGTGAGCAAATTCGCTTTCTGCAAGACAATACAGTACTGAAAAACACTATTAAAAGTATGCAAATCCCACAAAAGGAGTTTTTCACGTTTACCACGTCAGAAGGAATTGAACTAAACGGATGGATGCTAAAACCAAACAGTTTTGATACTTCGAAAAAATACCCGGTTTTTATGACACAGTACAGTGGTCCTAATTCGCAAAGTGTTAGAGATTCGTGGGGCGACATTAGCTGGAATGAATACTTGGCGCAGGAAGGTTTTCTAGTGGTTTGTGTCGATCCGCGCGGAACCGGTGCACGTGGCGAAGAATTCAGAAAAGTTACCTACATGCAATTAGGTAAGTACGAATCTGACGATCAGGTGGAAGCAGCAAAATATCTGACTACCCTGCCTTATGTTGATGCTGAAAATATTTCAATTTTTGGTTGGAGTTATGGAGGTTTTATGACCTTGCTTACACTGGAAAAAGGCGGCGATCTTTTTAAAGCTGGTATTTCTGTTGCACCGGTAACAAGCTGGCGTTTTTACGACTCGGTTTATACCGAGCGTTACATGCGCACACCTCAGGAAAATCCTGAAGGTTACGATGAGAACTCGCCTTTATCGCATGCCGGCGATATCAAGGGACATTTATTAATTGTTCATGGAACGGCCGACGACAACGTACACGCACAAAACACCTTCGAAATGACCGAGAAAATGGTACAGGCAGGCGTACAATTTGATATGGCCATTTACACCAACAGAAATCACGGTATTAGAGGAGGCAACACAAGCATGCACCTTTACACAAAAATGACCAACTTTCTCAAGGATGTTTTAATGGAAAAATAG
- a CDS encoding S9 family peptidase → MKKPFIFLITFLTLYTVQAQQPQKFTLEDIFVKRIFRAQTVTGLRPMNDGEHYTTLENNTRIVKYSYKSGEETDVVFDVTKIRNASISSFIDYEFSNDETKILLTTDIKQIYRHSYTAANYIWNTVTEELTELSANGRQQEATFSPDGNYCAFVRDNNIYIKNLKYGSESQTTFDGEKNKIINGIPDWVYEEEFSNYSVRKGFKNALWWSPDSKFLAFIRFDESEVPEFGITMYAGLNPTYEEYKLYPGEMKYKYPKAGEKNSTVSVKVYEISSKTTISADIGEDTDIYIPRLKWTPDANDLVIMKLNRNQNNLDVLYANPYTGDSRILFTEKNRRYIDVNFMDDFTYLRDGSFVIMSERDGWSHLYLYDKNGSEIRQLTKGNFDVIQYYGYDEKRELFYYQAAKESPLQREVYYTSVDEKEKGKLSTQEGTNDAVFSKKFNYYLNYYSNSEMPPRIAVHDFKGTELRLVQDNAILKNTLKMRNVPKKEFFSFKTVYGDELNGYMIKPAGFDPLKKYPVLMDQYGGPNSQWVKDSWNGGPGWNEYLTQEGFLVVCVDPRGTAARGEDFRKVTYMQLGKYESDDQVEVAKYLGTLPYVDKNNIAIFGQSFGGFMALTTLEKGGSLFKAGIASAGISNLRFYDTVYTERYMRTPQENPEGYDNNSPLNHTADIKGRLLIIHGSADDNVHVQNTFEMTEKLVQAGIQFDMAIYTNRGHGISGGNTTIHRYTKMTNFLKNNLMK, encoded by the coding sequence ATGAAGAAACCGTTTATTTTTCTGATCACATTTTTAACACTTTATACTGTACAGGCGCAACAGCCGCAAAAATTTACATTAGAAGATATTTTCGTAAAACGGATTTTTAGAGCTCAAACGGTTACCGGACTTCGCCCGATGAATGATGGCGAACATTATACAACGCTCGAAAACAATACAAGAATTGTTAAATACAGTTACAAAAGCGGAGAGGAAACCGACGTTGTGTTCGACGTTACAAAAATACGAAATGCGAGCATTTCTTCGTTTATTGATTATGAATTTAGCAATGATGAAACCAAAATATTATTGACTACTGACATAAAACAAATATACAGGCATTCGTATACTGCAGCCAATTACATATGGAATACGGTTACTGAAGAACTAACAGAGCTTTCTGCCAATGGCAGGCAACAGGAAGCAACATTTTCTCCCGATGGAAACTATTGTGCTTTTGTTCGGGATAACAATATTTATATCAAAAACCTGAAGTATGGCAGCGAAAGCCAGACTACTTTCGATGGAGAAAAGAACAAAATAATTAACGGTATCCCTGATTGGGTATATGAGGAAGAATTTAGCAATTATTCGGTGCGAAAAGGATTTAAGAACGCACTCTGGTGGTCACCCGACAGTAAGTTTCTTGCCTTTATTCGGTTTGATGAAAGTGAAGTTCCTGAATTTGGAATTACCATGTATGCCGGATTAAATCCAACCTACGAAGAATATAAGTTGTATCCGGGGGAAATGAAATATAAATACCCGAAAGCGGGAGAAAAGAACTCTACAGTTTCTGTAAAAGTTTATGAAATTAGTTCAAAAACTACCATTTCGGCCGATATAGGAGAAGATACTGACATTTATATTCCTCGTTTAAAGTGGACACCCGATGCTAATGATCTTGTAATTATGAAATTAAACCGGAACCAAAACAATTTAGATGTACTATATGCAAATCCCTATACCGGCGATTCCAGGATTCTTTTTACTGAAAAAAACCGGAGATATATTGATGTGAACTTTATGGATGACTTTACTTATTTAAGGGACGGAAGTTTTGTGATTATGAGTGAGCGCGATGGCTGGTCGCATTTATATTTATACGACAAAAACGGCTCTGAAATTAGACAGCTTACAAAAGGGAATTTCGATGTAATTCAATATTATGGTTACGACGAAAAAAGGGAGTTGTTTTATTACCAGGCAGCTAAAGAATCCCCCTTGCAACGCGAAGTTTATTATACCAGTGTTGATGAAAAGGAAAAGGGCAAGCTTTCGACACAGGAAGGCACTAATGATGCTGTTTTTAGTAAGAAATTTAATTACTATTTAAATTATTACAGCAACAGTGAAATGCCACCTCGTATTGCTGTCCATGATTTTAAAGGAACTGAGTTAAGACTTGTACAAGATAATGCCATACTGAAGAACACCCTTAAAATGCGGAATGTTCCTAAAAAAGAGTTTTTTAGTTTTAAAACCGTTTATGGCGACGAGTTAAACGGCTACATGATTAAACCTGCAGGATTTGATCCGTTAAAGAAATACCCTGTTCTTATGGACCAGTATGGCGGCCCCAATTCTCAATGGGTAAAGGATTCATGGAACGGAGGACCGGGATGGAACGAATATCTTACCCAGGAAGGATTTCTGGTGGTTTGTGTCGACCCGCGCGGAACAGCGGCCCGTGGCGAAGATTTCAGAAAAGTAACCTACATGCAGTTGGGAAAATACGAATCGGATGACCAGGTGGAAGTTGCCAAATATCTTGGAACTTTACCGTATGTAGATAAAAACAACATTGCCATTTTTGGCCAGAGCTTTGGAGGATTTATGGCGTTAACAACCCTGGAAAAAGGCGGAAGCCTTTTTAAAGCGGGAATTGCATCGGCAGGAATTAGCAATTTAAGATTCTATGATACGGTTTACACCGAACGTTATATGCGCACGCCACAGGAAAATCCTGAAGGGTACGATAATAATTCACCATTAAACCATACCGCAGATATAAAAGGAAGGCTTTTGATTATTCACGGTTCCGCCGATGATAATGTGCATGTGCAAAACACCTTCGAAATGACAGAAAAACTGGTGCAGGCCGGTATTCAATTTGACATGGCTATTTATACTAATCGGGGACACGGAATCAGCGGTGGAAATACTACTATACATCGTTATACTAAAATGACAAACTTTCTGAAGAATAACTTAATGAAATAG
- a CDS encoding aldolase catalytic domain-containing protein — protein MYKADIKVMDCTVRDGGLMNKWQFSDDFVRGVYQGCVEAGVDYMEIGYKSSESAFSREEVGPWKFCDDKDLRRVVGNNDTKLKLSAMADIGRIAPEDIPPANESLIDMMRVACYCHQVDKAIWLAEHCMDKGYEVTINLMAVSKVNESDLDEALADLAKSRIPIIYVVDSFGSLYCESIQKLVKKYATAMPDKELGIHAHNNMQLAMSNTVTSLINGVTMLDATLLGMGRGAGNCPIEILIAFLKNPKYRLLPLLEAIQTHVKPWQEKIDWGYHIPYLITGAMNEHPRSAMKWMDSEQKDDFVSFMKEMHDYELLE, from the coding sequence ATGTATAAAGCAGACATAAAAGTAATGGATTGTACAGTTCGCGACGGCGGGCTGATGAACAAGTGGCAGTTTAGCGACGACTTCGTGCGTGGCGTTTACCAAGGCTGTGTTGAGGCCGGTGTTGATTACATGGAAATTGGCTATAAAAGTAGCGAATCGGCTTTTTCGAGAGAAGAAGTTGGACCATGGAAATTTTGCGACGACAAAGATCTTCGCCGTGTTGTTGGCAACAACGATACCAAACTGAAACTTTCGGCAATGGCCGATATTGGCCGAATTGCACCGGAAGATATTCCACCGGCAAACGAAAGCCTGATCGACATGATGCGTGTTGCCTGTTACTGTCACCAGGTAGATAAAGCCATTTGGTTGGCCGAACATTGCATGGACAAAGGCTACGAAGTTACCATTAACCTGATGGCCGTATCGAAGGTAAATGAGTCGGATTTGGATGAAGCGCTGGCTGATCTTGCCAAATCGCGCATACCAATAATTTATGTGGTCGACAGTTTTGGTAGTTTGTATTGCGAAAGTATTCAGAAACTGGTAAAAAAATATGCTACCGCCATGCCCGATAAAGAGCTAGGAATTCATGCACACAACAACATGCAACTGGCGATGTCGAACACCGTAACATCGCTTATTAATGGTGTTACCATGCTCGATGCCACTTTACTTGGAATGGGACGTGGTGCAGGAAACTGCCCTATCGAAATTCTCATTGCATTCCTAAAAAATCCGAAATACCGGTTACTTCCGTTGTTGGAAGCTATTCAAACGCATGTAAAACCATGGCAGGAAAAAATTGACTGGGGATATCATATTCCTTACCTGATTACCGGAGCTATGAACGAACATCCGCGAAGTGCCATGAAATGGATGGACTCGGAACAAAAAGACGATTTTGTTTCCTTTATGAAAGAAATGCACGATTACGAACTTTTGGAATAG
- a CDS encoding chorismate mutase encodes MGFKDPEDCQSLEELRGEIDKIDEHIILLFAERHKYVEAVVRFKNDKNAIIAQERKDAVIQQRRDWAESKGLNADVFEQIYTLLVESNINHEMDLLKIKNSK; translated from the coding sequence ATGGGGTTTAAAGATCCGGAAGATTGTCAATCGCTGGAAGAACTAAGAGGTGAGATTGACAAAATTGATGAACATATCATTTTACTTTTTGCCGAACGGCATAAATATGTAGAAGCTGTTGTTCGCTTTAAAAATGATAAAAACGCAATAATTGCACAGGAAAGAAAAGATGCAGTGATTCAACAGCGCCGGGATTGGGCAGAATCGAAAGGATTAAATGCCGACGTTTTTGAGCAAATATACACGCTTTTGGTGGAGAGCAACATTAACCATGAAATGGATTTACTAAAAATTAAAAACAGCAAGTAA